The Panicum virgatum strain AP13 chromosome 5K, P.virgatum_v5, whole genome shotgun sequence genome has a window encoding:
- the LOC120709500 gene encoding uncharacterized protein DKFZp434B061-like isoform X2, producing the protein MIVYLAQELVRACSTCQRNKTQRPAGLLQPLEVHSQVWADISMDFVEGLPKVGGKSVILTGVDCFSKYAHFIALSHLYTASSVARTFFDGIVRLHGFPTSIVSDRDPESSRATCGATCSRWPASSSASARHFILRRTTSRRSSTRCWPCTCDAPRETAREPGWTGSRRQSTATTPRTTRRFGRRRSRWSTSGPRRRSNHTPPARPRRTRPTRFSVTVTPSSPTSASVFSRLVSTPSTTTTFTAASWSLRWVIGSGSACYTGRPTRWSVVPRESSGKLGPRYAGLFQVIERIG; encoded by the coding sequence ATGATCGTATACCTGGCGCAGGAGCTCGTCCGCGCCTGCTCGACATGCCAGCGCAACAAGACGCAGCGACCAGCGGGGCTGCTCCAGCCCCTCGAGGTTCACTCCCAGGTGTGGGCGGACATCTCGATGGACTTCGTCGAGGGACTGCCCAAGGTCGGCGGGAAGTCGGTCATCCTCACCGGGGTGGACTGCTTCTCGAAGTATGCGCACTTCATCGCCCTGAGCCATCTGTACACAGCTTCGTCGGTCGCCCGCACCTTCTTCGACGGCATCGTTCGGCTCCACGGCTTCCCGACGTCCATCGTCAGCGACCGGGACCCAGAGTCTTCACGAGCCACATGTGGTGCGACCTGTTCAAGATGGCCGGCGTCCAGCTCCGCTTCAGCACGGCATTTCATCCTCAGACGGACGACTAGTCGGAGATCATCAACAAGGTGCTGGCCATGTACCTGCGATGCGCCACGGGAGACCGCCCGCGAGCCTGGGTGGACTGGCTCGCGTCGGCAgagtactgctacaacaccTCGTACCACACGTCGCTTCGGGCGACGCCGTTCGAGGTGGTCTACGAGCGGCCCCCGCCGGCGCTCCAACCACACACCGCCGGCGCGGCCCAGACGGACGCGGCCGACACGCTTCTCCGTGACCGTGACTCCTTCCTCGCCGACGTCCGCGAGCGTCTTCTCCAGGCTCGTCAGCACGCCAAGCACTACTACAACGTTCACCGCCGCGAGCTGGAGTTTGCGGTGGGTGATTGGGTCTGGCTCCGCCTGCTACACAGGCCGACCCACTCGCTGGAGCGTCGTCCCAAGGGAAAGCTCGGGAAAGCTCGGCCCTCGCTACGCAGGTCTGTTTCAGGTGATCGAGCGCATCGGGTAG